A section of the Tenrec ecaudatus isolate mTenEca1 chromosome 10, mTenEca1.hap1, whole genome shotgun sequence genome encodes:
- the LOC142458495 gene encoding olfactory receptor 13C3-like encodes MEKTNWTIEIEFILQGLSEYPKAEKILFVMCLLMYLVILLGNSTLIILIILDSNLHTPMYFFLGNLSFLDIWYTSSFIPTMLIHFLSEKKTISFTSCVMQMSVSYTMGSTECVLLAVMAFDRYVAICNPLRYPILMNKALCIQMAAVSWGLGFLNSLTETVLATRLPFCGKNVINHFVCEILAFVKLACADISMNEIAIMLGNVIFLFAPLLLICISYLFILSTVLRMNSAAGRKKAFSTCSAHITVVTVFYGTILFMYMKPKSKDSAFDKLITLFYGIVTPMLNPIIYSLRNKEVHGAMRKLMRRHWLRRKH; translated from the coding sequence atggaaAAGACCAACTGGACAATTGAGATTGAATTCATTCTGCAGGGACTTTCTGAGTACCCAAAGGCTGAAAAAATACTTTTTGTGATGTGTCTGTTGATGTACCTGGTAATCCTCCTGGGAAACAGTACCTTGATCATTTTAATAATCCTGGATTCCaacctccacacacccatgtattTCTTTCTTGGCAATCTTTCCTTCCTAGACATTTGGTACACATCCTCTTTTATTCCCACAATGCTGATACATTTCTTGTCAGAGAAAAAAACCATCTCCTTCACTAGCTGTGTTATGCAAATGTCTGTCTCTTACACTATGGGGTCCACAGAGTGTGTGCTCCTAGCAGTGATGGCATTTGACCGCTACGTGGCCATCTGCAACCCTCTCAGATACCCCATCCTCATGAACAAGGCGCTGTGTATTCAGATGGCTGCTGTCTCCTGGGGATTGGGTTTCCTCAACTCATTGACAGAAACGGTTCTTGCAACCCGGTTGCCCTTCTGTGGGAAAAATGTCATCAATCATTTTGTTTGTGAAATATTGGCCTTTGTCAAGCTGGCTTGTGCAGATATTTCTATGAATGAGATAGCTATCATGCTGGGCAATGTGATCTTTTTGTTTGCCCCATTGCTGCTGATTTGTATATCCTATCTTTTCATCCTGTCCACTGTCCTGAGAATGAATTCAGCTGCAGGAAGGAAAAAAGCTTTTTCAACCTGTTCAGCGCATATCACTGTGGTAACTGTATTTTATGGGACAATTCTCTTTATGTATATGAAGCCGAAGTCCAAAGACTCTGCTTTTGACAAACTGATCACCCTCTTCTATGGCATAGTCACCCCCATGCTCAATCCTATCATCTATAGCTTGAGGAACAAGGAGGTTCACGGGGCAATGAGAAAACTGATGAGGAGGCATTGGCTCAGGAGGAAACACTGA